The Seleniivibrio woodruffii genome window below encodes:
- a CDS encoding chloride channel protein, with amino-acid sequence MKRFKFKKLTLPVVGRWFILGSLVGIFAGLASIALFFMIQACEFYFLDSIVGWPVGETSGEPSLFGHSGKEFNRWLLLIIPALGGLVSGYIVYRFAPEAQGAGTNTAIDAIHQKKGNIRWQVPIVKIFTSAITIGTGGSGGREGPISHIGAGFASFLGNTLSLTDREKRILTAAGMGAGVGAIFRSPLAGAIFAAEVLYSSSDMEYEALLPSAITSIIAYSVFCSVFGWEPLFAAHNFSFRNPAELLGYTVLGFACAFFGWLFVNIYQRVSGYFKKLNIRPYLKPMIGGFITGCIAILIPEVLSGGYAQIDHAMSNNLGLMFLVLFIFAKIFATAFTIGSGGSAGSFGPSMVIGACVGGMVGVSINMVLPVVAPEPGAYAVVGMAGFFSGVANTPLSTIIMVSEMTGNYHLLVPSMWVSTLTFLLLRKTLLYPAQVPQRSDSPAHKGEFFLQVLQDIKVRNVMRTDPITIPETMKFSDVVHFIARTKHNNFPVLKDDGTFAGVLLFEELREFVFEEGLEDIVVAGEVCEKDIPFVIPETTLADAIDSIGFKNVELLPVLDPADHSKLLGIITRRDIITTYNKMIRRRQMAEREKDDF; translated from the coding sequence ATGAAACGTTTTAAATTTAAAAAACTCACACTGCCTGTAGTGGGCAGATGGTTCATTCTAGGTTCTCTCGTGGGCATTTTTGCCGGACTGGCATCGATCGCCCTCTTCTTCATGATTCAGGCATGCGAATTTTACTTTCTCGATTCAATAGTCGGCTGGCCTGTTGGTGAAACATCCGGCGAACCTTCGCTTTTCGGGCACTCAGGAAAAGAGTTCAACCGCTGGCTGCTCCTCATAATCCCCGCTTTGGGCGGTCTGGTGAGCGGCTATATAGTATACCGTTTCGCTCCCGAAGCACAGGGTGCGGGCACGAACACCGCAATAGATGCCATCCACCAGAAAAAAGGCAACATCCGCTGGCAGGTTCCCATTGTAAAAATATTCACCAGCGCAATAACCATTGGAACGGGCGGTTCAGGCGGACGAGAGGGTCCGATATCCCATATCGGTGCGGGGTTCGCATCGTTTCTGGGCAACACACTCAGCCTCACCGACAGGGAAAAAAGGATACTCACCGCCGCCGGCATGGGCGCAGGCGTGGGAGCCATATTCCGTTCGCCGCTGGCAGGTGCGATATTCGCCGCTGAGGTTCTGTATTCATCCTCTGATATGGAATACGAAGCACTTCTGCCCTCAGCCATAACATCCATCATCGCATATTCCGTATTCTGCAGTGTTTTCGGGTGGGAGCCGCTGTTTGCGGCGCACAATTTCTCGTTCAGAAACCCTGCAGAGCTTCTGGGTTATACCGTGCTCGGCTTCGCATGTGCATTCTTCGGCTGGCTGTTCGTAAATATCTACCAGCGGGTAAGCGGCTATTTCAAAAAACTCAACATAAGACCCTATCTGAAACCAATGATAGGCGGATTCATAACCGGATGTATCGCCATACTTATTCCGGAGGTTCTTTCAGGCGGCTACGCACAGATAGACCACGCAATGTCGAACAATCTTGGGTTAATGTTCCTTGTGCTGTTCATTTTCGCAAAAATATTCGCAACCGCATTCACGATAGGCTCTGGCGGCTCGGCCGGATCGTTCGGCCCGTCGATGGTCATCGGCGCCTGTGTGGGCGGCATGGTCGGCGTAAGCATAAACATGGTGCTTCCTGTTGTGGCTCCCGAACCCGGAGCATACGCAGTCGTGGGCATGGCCGGATTTTTCAGCGGCGTTGCGAACACCCCCCTTTCCACCATCATAATGGTGAGCGAAATGACGGGGAACTACCACCTGCTGGTTCCCTCAATGTGGGTTTCGACACTTACCTTCCTTCTGCTCAGAAAAACCCTGCTCTATCCGGCACAGGTTCCTCAGCGAAGCGACTCTCCGGCGCACAAGGGAGAGTTCTTTCTTCAGGTTCTTCAGGATATCAAGGTCAGAAACGTAATGCGCACCGACCCAATAACCATTCCCGAAACCATGAAGTTCAGCGATGTAGTGCATTTTATCGCCAGAACAAAGCACAACAATTTCCCTGTTCTGAAAGACGACGGAACTTTTGCGGGGGTTCTGCTGTTTGAGGAACTGCGTGAGTTCGTTTTTGAGGAGGGACTTGAGGATATCGTTGTTGCGGGCGAGGTCTGCGAAAAGGATATCCCCTTTGTGATACCTGAAACCACACTTGCGGACGCCATTGACAGTATCGGTTTCAAGAACGTTGAGCTTCTGCCCGTTCTCGACCCCGCCGACCATTCGAAGCTATTGGGCATAATTACCCGCAGGGATATAATCACCACCTATAACAAAATGATACGCCGCCGCCAGATGGCAGAGCGGGAGAAAGACGACTTTTAG
- a CDS encoding class I SAM-dependent methyltransferase produces MSFDSSSRNYLNSSDHRTGSDLEYFAGKFGGTRFERALDIACAAGHFAQAVNADTKIVCDMSLNMLKTAGDAFGLDISAVSAAEFLPFAEASFDFAGCRIAMHHFRSPCMFMGEVFRVLKEGGIFVLIDSVVDEGDEHMNRLELVRDETHRKSHTADHIIAMAECEGFEVKDFALFHKRHNFSEWADRLNPSAQLRERIESEFLSLPEDYKQKYRMETENGRVVSYTDKKGFFIFMKP; encoded by the coding sequence ATGAGCTTCGACAGCAGTTCCCGCAACTATCTGAACAGCAGCGACCACCGGACAGGTTCCGATCTTGAATATTTTGCCGGAAAATTCGGCGGCACAAGGTTTGAGCGTGCTCTGGACATCGCCTGCGCAGCGGGACACTTCGCACAGGCGGTAAACGCCGACACAAAAATCGTCTGCGATATGAGCCTCAACATGCTAAAAACCGCAGGAGATGCCTTCGGGCTGGACATTTCAGCCGTTTCTGCGGCAGAGTTTCTCCCCTTTGCGGAAGCCTCCTTCGATTTTGCCGGATGCCGCATAGCGATGCACCATTTCAGAAGCCCCTGCATGTTCATGGGAGAGGTCTTCCGTGTGCTCAAAGAGGGCGGAATATTCGTTCTGATCGATTCCGTTGTGGACGAAGGCGATGAGCACATGAACCGTCTGGAACTGGTTCGTGACGAAACCCACAGAAAAAGCCACACCGCAGACCATATTATCGCCATGGCGGAATGCGAGGGTTTTGAGGTAAAGGATTTTGCACTCTTCCACAAACGGCACAATTTCTCTGAATGGGCGGACAGACTGAACCCGTCTGCACAGCTCAGGGAGCGTATCGAAAGCGAATTCCTGTCGCTTCCGGAAGACTATAAGCAGAAATACCGCATGGAGACCGAAAACGGCCGTGTAGTCTCCTACACAGATAAAAAGGGCTTTTTTATTTTCATGAAACCTTGA
- the metX gene encoding homoserine O-acetyltransferase MetX, giving the protein MTDKASVGVVKTQYVTFRDDFFFESGRVVSSVTVAYETYGQLNGAKDNAILVCHALTGSAHAAGFNREDEQKPGWWDAMIGPGKAFDTDKYFVICSNFLGSCFGTTGPSSIDPSTGKRYGLKFPVVTIRDMVRLQKRLIDYLGIEKLFCIAGGSMGGMQALEWGATFPDSTRSILPIATSAHITPMSIAFNAIAKFAIMKDPRWNGGDYYDEEIPVDGLAIARMAGHITYLSDQAFHNKFGRRYANFEGIYDFKGMFEVENYLRYNGYKFTEVFDANTYLYVLKAMDIFDLSYGRGNLDEALSAITAKSLFLTFTSDFLFPPYQAEEIVAIMKKQGKETDWINITSDYGHDAFLLEFEVQTGLIKDFLSRV; this is encoded by the coding sequence ATGACAGACAAGGCTTCGGTAGGGGTTGTTAAAACCCAATACGTCACATTCAGAGACGATTTCTTTTTCGAAAGCGGCAGGGTCGTATCCTCTGTAACGGTTGCCTATGAGACCTATGGCCAGCTGAACGGAGCGAAGGACAATGCCATACTCGTGTGCCATGCCCTGACGGGTTCGGCGCATGCGGCAGGGTTCAACCGTGAGGACGAACAGAAGCCCGGCTGGTGGGATGCCATGATAGGCCCCGGAAAGGCTTTCGACACCGATAAATATTTTGTTATCTGCTCCAACTTCTTAGGCTCCTGTTTCGGCACCACAGGCCCCTCCTCCATAGACCCGTCAACGGGCAAGAGATACGGGCTTAAATTTCCTGTGGTCACCATCAGAGACATGGTTCGACTGCAAAAACGCCTTATCGATTACCTCGGAATAGAAAAACTCTTCTGCATTGCAGGGGGTTCAATGGGGGGCATGCAGGCTCTTGAGTGGGGAGCAACCTTCCCCGACAGCACCAGAAGCATTCTGCCCATAGCGACTTCGGCACACATAACGCCCATGTCCATTGCGTTCAACGCCATAGCGAAATTCGCCATAATGAAGGATCCCCGCTGGAACGGCGGCGACTACTACGACGAGGAGATACCTGTGGACGGGCTTGCCATCGCAAGAATGGCAGGGCACATAACCTATCTGTCAGATCAGGCATTCCACAATAAATTCGGCAGGAGATACGCCAATTTTGAGGGTATCTACGACTTCAAAGGCATGTTCGAAGTTGAGAACTACCTGCGCTACAACGGCTACAAGTTCACCGAGGTGTTCGATGCCAACACATATCTTTATGTGCTGAAAGCCATGGACATCTTCGACCTGTCATACGGCAGGGGCAACCTTGATGAGGCGCTGTCGGCCATAACGGCAAAGTCCCTTTTCCTCACTTTCACATCGGATTTTCTCTTCCCGCCCTATCAGGCTGAAGAGATAGTTGCTATAATGAAGAAGCAGGGCAAAGAGACCGACTGGATAAACATCACCTCCGACTACGGCCACGATGCCTTTCTGCTGGAATTCGAGGTGCAGACAGGGCTGATAAAAGATTTCCTGAGCAGGGTGTAA
- a CDS encoding O-acetylhomoserine aminocarboxypropyltransferase/cysteine synthase family protein, whose translation MSKHRFETIAIHGGYRPDEKTGATQVPIYHSNAYQFKDTQHAADLFDLNVAGHIYSRLSNPTVEVLENRIAMLEGGSAAVATSAGQFATYMVITTLAEHGDNIIASSKLYGGTYNLFSQTFRKLGIEIRMVDQDNIGAFDSAVDARTKAIYIESVSNPGCDIPDIEKISEVAKKHKIPLIVDNTYTTPYLFRPLEHGADIVLHSMTKFIGGHGAAMGGIVVDGGTFDWFASGRFPSFTEPDPSYHGTVYAEKFGNMALAVKMRAQILRDVGGCLSPTNAFMILNGLETLHLRMPRHCENAKRLAGWLLSNDKVAWVNYPDLADNRNYQAVKKYLPKGSGAMLSFGLKGGLEAGRNFIENVKLAIHATNLGDARTIVTHPASTTHRQLSQEQRTKGGIPDELIRVAVGIENIDDIIEDFDQAMKAVK comes from the coding sequence ATGAGCAAACACAGATTCGAAACCATCGCCATCCACGGGGGCTACAGACCCGATGAGAAAACGGGCGCAACCCAGGTGCCTATCTATCACTCAAACGCCTATCAGTTCAAAGACACACAGCATGCGGCGGATCTTTTCGATCTGAACGTTGCAGGACACATTTACTCAAGGCTTTCAAACCCAACAGTTGAGGTTCTGGAAAACAGGATAGCGATGCTCGAAGGCGGCTCGGCGGCGGTTGCCACCTCTGCCGGACAGTTTGCCACATACATGGTCATAACCACCCTTGCCGAGCACGGCGACAACATAATAGCCTCAAGCAAGCTCTACGGCGGTACGTATAACCTGTTCTCCCAGACCTTCCGCAAACTCGGAATAGAGATACGCATGGTGGATCAGGACAACATCGGCGCATTCGACTCGGCTGTGGATGCAAGAACAAAAGCCATATACATCGAATCCGTCAGCAACCCAGGCTGTGATATCCCGGACATTGAAAAGATATCCGAAGTCGCAAAAAAACATAAGATACCCCTTATTGTGGATAACACCTATACGACGCCCTATCTTTTCCGTCCCCTTGAGCACGGAGCGGACATAGTTCTGCACTCAATGACCAAGTTCATAGGCGGCCACGGGGCGGCCATGGGCGGAATAGTTGTTGACGGCGGAACTTTCGACTGGTTCGCCAGCGGCAGATTCCCCTCCTTCACAGAGCCGGATCCCAGCTACCACGGCACGGTATATGCCGAAAAATTCGGCAACATGGCTCTTGCGGTGAAAATGAGAGCACAGATACTGCGTGACGTTGGCGGATGCCTCTCGCCCACCAACGCTTTCATGATACTCAACGGACTTGAAACCCTCCACCTGCGCATGCCCCGCCACTGCGAAAACGCAAAAAGGCTGGCTGGCTGGCTGCTCAGCAACGACAAGGTGGCATGGGTCAACTACCCCGACCTCGCAGACAACAGAAACTATCAGGCCGTTAAAAAATATCTGCCCAAAGGTTCCGGAGCAATGCTTTCGTTCGGCCTTAAGGGCGGACTGGAAGCGGGCAGAAACTTTATAGAGAACGTTAAGCTCGCCATACACGCAACGAACCTTGGCGATGCCAGAACAATCGTCACCCATCCGGCGAGCACCACCCACCGCCAGCTCTCTCAGGAGCAGCGCACCAAGGGCGGCATTCCGGATGAACTTATCAGAGTGGCCGTCGGCATTGAGAACATTGACGACATAATCGAGGATTTCGATCAGGCCATGAAGGCGGTTAAATGA
- a CDS encoding O-antigen ligase family protein codes for MFETILIALGAFSVNVSISVAQLFLALLIVFSAVKLYKTKDFTVLNDWPAKFFILMAASQLTSAFAGINPSVSLSAVTSTWTYLYLFACMILFDGKNLNRVLAAFFAGSILNAFSGIYDVTITGMERAIGYYTHALTYGNAAAVVFIAALGLSFFVKFKDLKLRYLIYAAAVLSLIALIFSGSRGPILSTLLTVFLLSIYLYRLKAVAVISVLVVGFALFTASSPDFRKKLMTDRERQVGTTSASSVGTRIVLWKAAVKAISERPVFGFGSGTFKEYVDKNVTELVLSKAHAHNSYLHYAYSNGLLGLALLTGFIVSLFRYTIRRSKEYPPAKAAIFVLLVFLLEGLTENNFGDSEVVMLTMLLLAVLTARVGQNKNL; via the coding sequence TTGTTTGAGACCATTTTGATAGCACTGGGAGCGTTCTCCGTGAACGTTTCCATTTCGGTTGCCCAGCTGTTTCTGGCACTTCTGATAGTGTTTTCAGCTGTAAAGCTATATAAGACAAAAGATTTTACCGTCCTGAACGACTGGCCGGCAAAGTTTTTCATTCTCATGGCAGCCTCTCAGCTGACATCCGCCTTTGCAGGAATCAATCCTTCGGTTTCCCTCAGCGCAGTAACATCCACATGGACCTACCTTTATCTTTTCGCATGCATGATACTTTTCGACGGAAAGAACCTGAACAGGGTTCTTGCGGCTTTTTTTGCAGGAAGCATCCTGAACGCATTCTCAGGAATATATGACGTCACCATTACAGGCATGGAAAGAGCGATAGGATACTACACCCACGCCCTGACCTACGGCAACGCTGCCGCAGTGGTCTTCATAGCGGCTCTGGGACTGTCCTTTTTCGTTAAGTTTAAAGACCTGAAACTCAGGTATCTGATATACGCCGCCGCAGTGCTTTCGCTCATCGCTCTTATATTTTCAGGCAGCAGAGGCCCCATTCTTTCAACGCTTCTCACGGTGTTCCTGCTCTCTATATATCTGTACAGGCTCAAAGCAGTTGCCGTCATATCGGTTCTTGTGGTCGGTTTTGCACTCTTCACAGCATCATCACCCGATTTCCGCAAAAAACTGATGACAGACAGAGAACGGCAGGTCGGAACCACATCCGCATCATCCGTAGGAACAAGAATTGTTCTCTGGAAAGCCGCCGTAAAAGCTATTTCCGAAAGACCTGTCTTCGGATTCGGCAGCGGAACCTTTAAGGAATACGTCGATAAAAACGTAACCGAACTAGTTCTGAGCAAGGCTCACGCCCACAACTCATACCTGCACTATGCCTACAGCAACGGACTTCTGGGTCTGGCACTGCTGACAGGATTCATAGTCAGTCTGTTCAGATATACCATAAGGCGGTCAAAGGAATATCCCCCTGCAAAAGCCGCCATCTTCGTTCTTCTTGTCTTTCTTCTGGAGGGGCTGACCGAAAACAACTTCGGCGATTCCGAAGTGGTCATGCTCACAATGCTTCTGCTGGCTGTGCTCACAGCAAGGGTCGGCCAGAACAAAAACCTTTGA